The Pecten maximus chromosome 12, xPecMax1.1, whole genome shotgun sequence genome includes a region encoding these proteins:
- the LOC117339779 gene encoding LOW QUALITY PROTEIN: hephaestin-like protein (The sequence of the model RefSeq protein was modified relative to this genomic sequence to represent the inferred CDS: deleted 2 bases in 1 codon), with product MLRLLLLLALIGLTLCRNVEYFIQAEEIDWDYAPTGQDIINEDQSNARYYLERKVYRKVVYREYLDASYANKAPRSDHLGILGPTLKAGYGDFLIVHFRNSASHPHSIHPTRLSYTKENEGSQYGESPEGRDDAVSPGHTFTYHWNVTALSMSSPDVTCVSGLYYSDTDRVRDVNSGLVGFLIVCKPDGMSETEDKNVNMLLQSFNENLSLYRAPGEPQPDSNIMHTVNGFVFGNLPSPHVCTGDDVTMHFGSLGSTSEPHTVRIHGHSFVYMGKRQPSLPIVSGLTVDAQFRGIETGSWLMSSQNPKLMKSGMQGIVLIEDCGYPPIDFKVNGVIRKYYIAIDNVVIPGRSGPTVGFVPYVDSRFTTRVMRTRSEDYLGVLGPLLEAEIGDIIKIVVKNNDTRPHSLQPHGGVRIHKYNEGTFYNDSIDTSPIQPGYVKTYFWMVSEMTGPTAYNLPCMPSFYTSGVDLINEIHTGLIGPMLICNSGLLENKIPSTRDLFLFYIRSNTKGSNDIHGLNGFPPNAFPRIEMPHGDASVLHVMNIGSDDTASSLFIDGLPFSLDGASIFTLGLHHGLIRSFRINGRKEGQEITNTAGNEFSFNFRIGSGLEERDPLPTNISETFYIALQNEFFDYTDRWISEYDWRSVQDGEYQTGPEFKKAMFKCYMRNFFWFCIKKSKGQRPPIRVVAGTSIRIVFQNNSTRNYSMYSPGVVIRRSDGGTRLVVHPWEQVEFLWTIPESIGPGSGDQDCVMRKYYSNVNPERDIATGLIGPLIICRDHAALASDEAVSVPLFVGVVNEVKSWYIDQNIPNEHMSINRSDPSFIRNNRITVVDYRAAISEPLREGYVNQNIGFYLHNVGDTFHSIHFHGCMITASSDAELIGQNVVPLFPEETKHVVFTCRGIGSWKFEGLRYQDTTLNHKLVGLMDINPEPNSGIS from the exons ATGTTACGGTTACTCTTACTATTGGCCTTAATAGGTCTTACATTATGCAGAAATGTTGAGTACTTCATACAAGCTGAAGAAATAGATTGGGATTATGCACCTACTGGTCAGGATATCATCAATGAGGATCAATC GAACGCTAGATATTACCTGGAAAGAAAGGTCTACAGAAAGGTTGTCTACAGAGAATATTTAGACGCTTCATATGCAAATAAAGCTCCACGAAGCGACCACCTTGGAATCCTAGGGCCGACGTTAAAAGCAGGTTACGGCGATTTCCTAATTGTTCACTTCCGGAACTCAGCAAGTCACCCACATTCCATTCATCCGACACGATTGTCTTACACAAAGGAAAATGAAG GAAGTCAGTATGGGGAGTCGCCTGAGGGTAGAGATGACGCCGTTTCACCGGGTCATACGTTTACATATCACTGGAACGTGACTGCACTCAGCATGTCTTCACCGGACGTTACGTGTGTGTCCGGTTTGTACTACTCTGACACCGACAGAGTTCGTGACGTCAACAGTGGACTGGTTGGATTCCTTATCGTCTGTAAGCCAG ATGGCATGAGTGAAACTGAAGATAAGAACGTGAATATGCTGTTACAAAGTTTTAATGAGAACTTGAGCTTGTACAGAGCCCCCGGAGAACCACAGCCGGATAGTAACATTATGCATACTGTCAACGGCTTTGTTTTCGGAAACCTTCCGTCTCCGCATGTCTGTACCGGAGATGACGTCACCATGCACTTTGGTAGTTTGGGAAGCACGTCAGAACCGCATACAGTCAGAATACATGGCCATAGTTTTGTGTACATGGGGAAAAG ACAACCATCATTACCCATCGTTTCTGGACTAACAGTAGATGCACAGTTTCGAGGAATAGAAACCGGAAGTTGGTTGATGTCGTCACAAAATCCAAAACTGATGAAAT CCGGAATGCAGGGAATTGTACTGATCGAAGACTGTGGATATCCGCCAATAGACTTCAAAGTCAATGGAGTAATTCGAAAGTACTATATTGCTATTGATAACGTCGTGATCCCTGGACGAAGCGGACC CACTGTAGGATTTGTCCCTTATGTTGATTCACGGTTTACCACAAGAGTGATGCGTACAAGAAGCGAGGATTACCTGGGTGTACTTGGTCCACTTCTAGAAGCCGAAATTGGAGACATCATCAAGATTGTCGTTAAAAATAACGACACACGTCCTCACTCTTTACAGCCCCATGGAGGTGTTCGAATCCACAAGTATAATGAGGGCACCTTCTACAATGACTCGATCG ATACCAGCCCTATACAACCAGGCTATGTCAAGACGTACTTCTGGATGGTATCTGAGATGACTGGTCCTACAGCTTACAATTTGCCATGTATGCCAAGTTTTTATACTTCCGGTGTTGACCTCATCAATGAAATACACACAGGCTTGATCGGGCCCATGTTGATATGCAACAGTGGATTGCTTGAAAACAAG ATACCTAGCACGAGGGATTTATTTCTCTTCTACATACGGAGTAATACAAAAGGAAGCAATGACATCCATG GATTGAATGGCTTTCCACCTAATGCCTTTCCGCGGATAGAAATGCCTCATGGAGATGCATCAGTACTTCACGTCATGAATATCGGATCTGATGATACGGCCTCGTCATTGTTCATTGATGGCCTACCGTTTTCCCTAGATGGCGCTTCGATATTTACTCTCGGATTGCACCACGGTCTTATTAGGTCCTTTCGGATAAATGGTCGTAAAGAAG GACAA GAAATTACAAATACTGCTGGTAATGAATTTTCCTTTAACTTTCGAATTGGTTCGGGTTTAGAGGAAAGAGACCCACTGCCAACTAACATTTCTGAAACATTTTACATTGCGCTACAAAACGAGTTCTTTGATTACACCGACAGATGGATAAGTGAATATGATTGGAGGAG TGTACAGGACGGAGAGTATCAGACAGGTCCCGAGTTCAAGAAGGCGATGTTTAAGTGTTATATGCGTAACTTCTTCTGGTTTTGTATCAAGAAATCAAAAGGACAAAGGCCGCCAATACGAGTAGTTGCTGGAACAAGTATCAGAATAG TCTTCCAAAACAACAGTACACGGAACTACTCGATGTATTCCCCCGGCGTAGTGATACGGCGGTCAGACGGTGGCACACGCCTCGTTGTACATCCCTGGGAACAGGTCGAATTTCTATGGACTATACCGGAATCTATTGGACCAGGAAGTGGGGATCAAGACTGTGTAATGAGG AAATACTATTCTAACGTGAATCCTGAGAGAGACATAGCCACTGGTCTGATAGGTCCATTGATTATTTGTCGTGACCACGCAGCTCTCGCCTCTGACGAGGCGGTCAGTGTCCCATTGTTTGTCGGTGTGGTCAACGAAGTGAAAAGCTGGTACATTGACCAAAACATCCCAAATGAACATATGTCTATAAACCGTTCAGATCCCAGCTTTATTAGGAACAACAGAATAACAG tTGTTGATTACCGTGCAGCGATATCAGAGCCATTGCGAGAAGGATACGTAAACCAGAATATCGGTTTTTATTTACACAATGTTGGCGATACGTTTCATTCGATACACTTCCATGGATGTATGATCACTGCCAGCAGCGACGCAGAACTGATTGGACAGAATGTCGTTCCACTCTTTCCTGAGGAAACCAAACACGTGGTATTCACGTGCAGGGGTATTGGCTCCTGGAAATTTGAGGGCTTGAGATATCAAGACACGACATTGAATCACAAGCTCGTTGGACTGATGGATATCAATCCTGAACCTAACAGTGGTATCAGTTAA